One stretch of Malus domestica chromosome 14, GDT2T_hap1 DNA includes these proteins:
- the LOC108172922 gene encoding uncharacterized mitochondrial protein AtMg00810-like — MTLIVSIYVNDIVYTGSKAKMLQEFNEDMMMKYEMIDLGLLHHFLGMGVIQTNTCIFIHQKKYASSLLNKFGLNESKSVTTPLVATEKLSKDDGSGFANEEQYRSVVGSLLYLTATRPDIIYASSLLARFVHPTNNHYGIAKRVLRYIKGTLDYGLKYVKGNNAVLIGFYDSDRWGDKLKTVIVPHAMPFLLEMGCSHGHQKL, encoded by the coding sequence ATGACATTGATTGTATCCATTTATGTGAATGACATTGTTTACACAGGAAGCAAAGCTAAGATGTTACAAGAGTTTAACGAAGACATGATGATGAAGTATGAGATGATAGACTTGGGTCTTCTACACCATTTTCTAGGAATGGGGGTCATTCAAACTAACACATGCATTTTCATTCATCAGAAGAAGTATGCCTCTTCTTTGTTGAATAAGTTTGGCTTAAATGAGTCCAAATCAGTGACTACACCTCTTGTTGCAACTGAAAAATTGAGTAAGGATGATGGAAGTGGATTTGCAAATGAAGAGCAATATAGAAGTGTTGTGGGAAGCTTGTTGTATCTCACTGCTACTAGACCTGATATCATTTATGCATCTAGTTTACTTGCTAGATTCGTGCATCCCACCAACAATCATTATGGAATTGCTAAGAGAGTACTTAGATACATAAAGGGAACACTGGATTATGGTTTGAAGTATGTGAAAGGAAATAATGCAGTCTTAATTGGATTTTATGACAGTGATCGATGGGGGGATAAATTGAAGACAGTAATAGTACCTCATGCTATGCCTTTTCTTTTGGAAATGGGGTGTTCTCATGGGCATCAAAAGCTATAG